From a region of the Synchiropus splendidus isolate RoL2022-P1 chromosome 12, RoL_Sspl_1.0, whole genome shotgun sequence genome:
- the knstrn gene encoding small kinetochore-associated protein isoform X2, with amino-acid sequence MASKLPRGESKRPENKRELKDAGAVTTTNAAPKEVAPKQQKENAARKNAPSKVYKGVSTRYELQAELKEQNRNLSAANEQLQSKLTESQLRVEELELQFVEMEKEKVEVQRKLTRCHVLLVAAKLDPGERVGEAAEEHKEQREEVNRLSAELLSELQNFGTVASQQRLQLQELEGQMRALAVARDHMTRERENFCEDVAEVERALQEAEALLM; translated from the exons ATGGCTTCTAAACTCCCTCGAG GTGAGTCCAAGAGACCGGAGAACAAACGCGAGCTGAAGGACGCCGGAGCGGTGACCACAACAAACGCTGCCCCAAAGGAAGTGGCCCCCAAGCAGCAGAAGGAAAACGCAGCGAG GAAAAACGCGCCGTCAAAAGTCTACAAAGG GGTCTCCACCAGGTACGAGCTGCAGGCCGAGCTGAAGGAGCAGAACAGGAACCTGAGCGCCGCCAACgagcagctgcagagcaagCTGACGGAGAGCCAG CTGagggtggaggagctggagctgcagtttgtggagatggagaaggagaaggtggaggtgcAGAGGAAGCTGACGCGCTGCCATGTGCTGCTGGTGGCCGCCAAGCTGGATCCAG GTGAACGGGTCGGAGAAGCTGCTGAAGAGcacaaggagcagagagaagaggtcAAC CGTCTCTCGGCCGAGCTGCTCAGTGAGTTGCAGAACTTTGGGACCGTGGCTTCGCAGCAGCGCTTGCAGCTGCAG GAGTTGGAGGGTCAGATGCGAGCGCTGGCCGTGGCCCGAGATCACATGACTCGTGAGAGGGAGAACTTCTGCGAGGACGTGGCTGAGGTGGAGCGAGCGCTGCAGGAGGCTGAAGCTCTCCTGATGTAG
- the clu gene encoding clusterin — translation MLMMMLMMKKKGAKSLAVAAILLATVGAVVPPTKEDLNDISVRGEKFVDEQVENAVSGVKVMKEAMRKSEEGRQQLLEQLEETRQQKEEALRAAQDKEAELERQLDVCNETTRALWEECKPCLRRSCVRFYSRTCSSGAGLVGRQLEEVLNRSSPLSIWVDGEKMTELQREAQRQSQELRQLQERYAVMADGVDGVFSDSMKVAQHVHSGPLSFRVPSFFSTFYRRRRSVRPVFQDPFRSFQDLFSPFMNRNFLGSADPALHGGAADNEDGAVNEDVVVSRPFGDGTMTCREIRRNSAGCLRFKDECEKCRAIEHVDCDGKRPLEAPLRRELEEAVAAAERFTRHYDDVLKELEEKMFATSSMLDLFNRQFGWVSALANTTRHSPFTVQGVTCKDPEPDQPSSETDVSLQIFDSPMNISIPGDLPWNDPKFPEVVAQKALDRYKESSVVLK, via the exons atgctgatgatgatgctgatgatgaagaagaaaggcGCCAAGTCTCTCGCCGTGGCGGCCATCTTGCTGGCCACAGTCGGCGCCGTCGTCCCGCCGACCAAAGAGGATCTGAACG ACATTTCCGTGCGAGGAGAGAAGTTCGTGGACGAGCAGGTGGAAAACGCGGTGAGCGGAgtgaaggtgatgaaggaggCGATGCGGAAGAGCGAGGAGGGtcggcagcagctgctggagcagctggaggagacgcGGCAGCAGAAGGAG gaggcgctgcgGGCGGCTCAGGACAAGGAGGCGGAGCTGGAGCGGCAGCTGGACGTCTGCAACGAGACGACGCGCGCGCTGTGGGAGGAGTGCAAGCCGTGTCTGAGGCGGAGCTGCGTCAGGTTCTACtcgcgcacctgcagcagcggCGCCGGGCTGGTGGGACGCCAG CTGGAGGAGGTCCTGAACAGAAGCTCGCCCCTCTCCATCTGGGTCGACGGCGAGAAGATGACGGAGCTGCAGCGCGAGGCTCAGCGGCAGAGCCAGGAGCTGCGCCAGCTGCAGGAGCGCTACGCGGTGATGGCCGACGGCGTGGACGGCGTCTTCTCCGACAGCATGAAG gtggcgcagcACGTCCACTCCGGCCCGCTCTCGTTCCGCGTGCCCTCCTTCTTCAGCACCTTCTACCGCCGCCGCAGAAGCGTCCGGCCCGTCTTCCAGGACCCGTTTCGCAGCTTCCAGGACCTCTTCTCCCCGTTCATGAACCGGAACTTCCTGGGCTCCGCAGACCCGGCGCTGCACGGCGGCGCCGCCGACAACGAGG ACGGCGCGGTGAACGAGGACGTGGTGGTCAGCAGACCGTTCGGCGACGGCACGATGACCTGCCGGGAGATTCGCCGCAACTCCGCCGGATGCCTGCGCTTCAAGGACGAGTGCGAGAAGTGTCGCGCCATCGAGCACGTCG ACTGCGACGGTAAGAGGCCACTGGAGGCGCCGCTGAGGCGCGAGCTGGAGGAGGCCGTGGCGGCGGCCGAGCGCTTCACGCGCCACTACGACGACGTGCTGAAGGAACTGGAGGAGAAGATGTTCGCCACCTCGTCCATGCTGGACCTGTTCAACAGGCAGTTCGGCTGGGTCTCGGCGCTCGCCAACACCACGCGCCACAGCCCCTTCACCGTCCAGGGG GTGACCTGCAAGGACCCGGAGCCGGACCAGCCCAGCTCGGAGACCGACGTGTCCCTGCAGATCTTCGACTCGCCCATGAACATCAGCATCCCGGGCGACCTTCCCTGGAATGACCCCAAGTTCCCGGAGGTGGTGGCTCAGAAGGCTCTGGACCGCTACAAGGAGAGCAGTGT GGTTCTCAAGTGA
- the knstrn gene encoding small kinetochore-associated protein isoform X1, producing the protein MASKLPRGESKRPENKRELKDAGAVTTTNAAPKEVAPKQQKENAARKNAPSKVYKGVSTRYELQAELKEQNRNLSAANEQLQSKLTESQLRVEELELQFVEMEKEKVEVQRKLTRCHVLLVAAKLDPVSGERVGEAAEEHKEQREEVNRLSAELLSELQNFGTVASQQRLQLQELEGQMRALAVARDHMTRERENFCEDVAEVERALQEAEALLM; encoded by the exons ATGGCTTCTAAACTCCCTCGAG GTGAGTCCAAGAGACCGGAGAACAAACGCGAGCTGAAGGACGCCGGAGCGGTGACCACAACAAACGCTGCCCCAAAGGAAGTGGCCCCCAAGCAGCAGAAGGAAAACGCAGCGAG GAAAAACGCGCCGTCAAAAGTCTACAAAGG GGTCTCCACCAGGTACGAGCTGCAGGCCGAGCTGAAGGAGCAGAACAGGAACCTGAGCGCCGCCAACgagcagctgcagagcaagCTGACGGAGAGCCAG CTGagggtggaggagctggagctgcagtttgtggagatggagaaggagaaggtggaggtgcAGAGGAAGCTGACGCGCTGCCATGTGCTGCTGGTGGCCGCCAAGCTGGATCCAG TTTCAGGTGAACGGGTCGGAGAAGCTGCTGAAGAGcacaaggagcagagagaagaggtcAAC CGTCTCTCGGCCGAGCTGCTCAGTGAGTTGCAGAACTTTGGGACCGTGGCTTCGCAGCAGCGCTTGCAGCTGCAG GAGTTGGAGGGTCAGATGCGAGCGCTGGCCGTGGCCCGAGATCACATGACTCGTGAGAGGGAGAACTTCTGCGAGGACGTGGCTGAGGTGGAGCGAGCGCTGCAGGAGGCTGAAGCTCTCCTGATGTAG